In Neokomagataea tanensis, one genomic interval encodes:
- a CDS encoding aminopeptidase P family protein produces MMTFALSLSERIAAVRSACHDASVDGFILPRGDEFLGEYVAPYAERLAWLSGFTGSAGLAIVLSAKAGLFSDGRYTVQMEQQAPHDIWERCHSVEEPACEWLEKNAQGLCVGYDPKLVSRAMLNSWAAPGVTFVPLTANPIDRAWADQPAAPGSEIFPQSDADAGETSADKRLKIAQALQKNGQDAVVLADCTSLAWLLNIRGDDVPLTPVAQGYAVLKADASVELFVDGTRLQSGLLQILGEHVAVRSPQDLAISLAELGGSVVRVDPTTTPVWFETILVAHGAEIVHAPDPCTLPKAIKNSAEQNGSRRAHALDAVAVTRFLYSLTQSAAGQRETDLVARLNDFRAQNDEYRGQSFDAISASGGNAAFPHYKAEVGRDSVLPANSVYLIDSGGQYPFGTTDITRTVWIGPEAAPADVKDAFTRVLKGNIALSLVRFPTGTPGFRLDALARAALWDVGLDYDHGTGHGIGNYLSVHEGPQNISPAPRPTGLVNGMIVSNEPGYYEQGAFGIRIENLLLVIEAEKAAKSKRAFSSFEVLTYVPIDPALIDASLLDDKELEWLNAYHQEVLKRVGPALNTDEQAWLEGICKPIFAV; encoded by the coding sequence ATGATGACGTTTGCGCTCTCCTTGTCTGAACGTATTGCTGCCGTTAGAAGCGCTTGTCATGATGCAAGTGTTGACGGGTTCATATTGCCACGCGGTGATGAGTTTCTTGGTGAATATGTTGCCCCTTACGCCGAACGCTTGGCTTGGTTGAGTGGCTTTACAGGCAGTGCTGGTTTGGCAATTGTGCTCTCCGCGAAAGCAGGTTTGTTTTCGGATGGACGGTATACCGTCCAAATGGAACAACAGGCACCGCATGACATATGGGAGCGCTGTCACAGCGTAGAAGAGCCAGCTTGCGAATGGCTGGAAAAGAATGCGCAAGGTTTGTGTGTGGGCTATGACCCCAAGCTTGTGAGCCGCGCTATGTTGAATTCATGGGCAGCGCCTGGGGTAACTTTTGTACCTCTAACGGCGAACCCAATTGATCGCGCATGGGCCGACCAACCTGCGGCACCAGGCAGTGAGATTTTTCCTCAATCTGACGCAGATGCAGGCGAAACTTCAGCCGATAAACGTTTAAAAATCGCTCAAGCCCTTCAAAAAAATGGGCAAGATGCCGTTGTGTTGGCAGATTGCACGTCTCTGGCATGGTTGCTGAATATTCGTGGGGACGACGTTCCCCTTACGCCCGTGGCGCAGGGTTATGCTGTCCTTAAGGCCGACGCCAGTGTTGAGCTTTTCGTCGATGGTACACGTTTGCAATCTGGTTTGCTCCAGATACTTGGTGAGCATGTGGCCGTCCGTTCACCTCAGGATCTGGCTATAAGCTTGGCTGAACTTGGTGGCAGCGTTGTGCGCGTAGACCCGACAACGACCCCGGTATGGTTTGAGACAATTCTCGTGGCGCATGGTGCGGAAATTGTTCATGCCCCCGACCCTTGCACTTTGCCAAAAGCTATTAAAAACTCTGCTGAGCAGAATGGCTCTCGTAGAGCGCATGCTTTGGATGCAGTCGCCGTAACGCGTTTCTTATATTCGCTTACGCAATCGGCGGCAGGTCAGCGTGAAACGGATTTGGTAGCGCGCTTAAATGATTTCCGCGCCCAGAACGATGAATATCGTGGGCAAAGTTTTGATGCAATTTCTGCATCGGGCGGGAATGCTGCTTTCCCGCATTATAAAGCGGAAGTGGGTCGTGACAGTGTTCTTCCGGCCAATAGCGTCTATCTGATCGATAGCGGGGGTCAGTATCCGTTCGGGACAACGGATATTACCCGCACTGTCTGGATCGGACCTGAGGCAGCCCCCGCTGATGTAAAAGACGCTTTTACGCGTGTCCTGAAAGGTAACATTGCGTTGAGCCTTGTTCGTTTCCCAACGGGAACACCGGGCTTTCGCTTAGACGCTCTGGCACGTGCAGCCTTGTGGGATGTCGGGTTAGATTATGACCACGGTACGGGTCACGGCATAGGCAACTATTTGTCGGTACATGAAGGGCCGCAAAATATCTCTCCAGCACCCCGTCCTACGGGGTTGGTGAACGGCATGATCGTTTCCAACGAACCGGGCTATTACGAGCAAGGGGCGTTTGGTATTCGTATCGAGAACCTCCTTCTGGTGATCGAAGCTGAAAAAGCGGCAAAGTCAAAAAGAGCATTTTCGTCTTTTGAGGTCCTGACCTACGTCCCTATCGACCCCGCACTGATTGATGCGTCTTTGCTGGACGACAAGGAACTGGAATGGCTTAACGCCTATCATCAAGAGGTTTTAAAACGTGTCGGGCCGGCCCTGAATACGGACGAACAGGCTTGGTTAGAAGGTATTTGTAAGCCAATTTTTGCGGTTTGA
- a CDS encoding GNAT family N-acetyltransferase has product MVEKSTITLRAAHEGDLEVILEITNHAILHTDTLWMNTPLTLDQRRVWMEQRQEAGYPVIVACDTEGQTIGFGSYGPFRPYEGYARTVEHSVYVAASHQGKGVGALLLTALIESARQKNIHVMVAGIAAGNVASEALHKRFGFQPSGVLPQVGYKQGRWLDLLFMTLCLTTTNDL; this is encoded by the coding sequence GTGGTTGAAAAGTCCACCATAACGCTGCGTGCCGCGCATGAAGGTGATTTGGAGGTTATTCTCGAAATCACCAACCATGCCATTTTGCATACAGATACTTTGTGGATGAACACCCCTCTCACGTTAGATCAACGCCGGGTTTGGATGGAGCAACGCCAAGAAGCAGGGTATCCTGTTATTGTGGCGTGTGACACGGAGGGGCAAACCATCGGGTTTGGTTCATACGGCCCCTTCCGCCCGTATGAAGGCTACGCCCGCACCGTTGAACATTCGGTTTACGTTGCGGCAAGCCATCAGGGCAAAGGTGTCGGTGCGTTACTTTTGACTGCCCTGATAGAAAGCGCACGCCAGAAAAATATTCATGTGATGGTTGCCGGTATTGCTGCTGGTAACGTGGCGTCTGAAGCTTTGCATAAGCGCTTTGGGTTCCAGCCTTCAGGGGTATTACCTCAAGTAGGGTACAAGCAGGGCCGCTGGCTTGACCTGCTTTTTATGACGCTCTGTCTGACTACAACAAACGACCTGTGA
- a CDS encoding 50S ribosomal protein L11 methyltransferase: MAPRSVGRRHATQLETISITVLEEHVPLFEQALACACETVGMFEADDEQKYWRLEGVKDIGHREDDLQNALAVARVLTGEDAPLLREATEAEGWLARTYESFPQQDVGRRFAIRGTHLHGAPDRSRLTITLDAGIAFGSGEHGSTRGCLRALERIAHRKPQRILDMGCGSGILAMAAAKLLHKPVLAVDIEPWSVRTAKMNAQLNGLGHLLDCRFGNGWLTPAVRRGSYDLVFANILARPLCRMAPSLAARLAPGGTAILAGLLATQARMVLAAHRAQGLVLEAMLREGEWATLVVRKRG, translated from the coding sequence ATGGCTCCTCGGAGCGTTGGTCGCCGCCATGCGACGCAATTGGAAACAATCTCCATTACGGTACTCGAAGAGCACGTTCCGCTCTTTGAGCAAGCACTTGCGTGTGCTTGTGAAACTGTGGGCATGTTTGAAGCCGATGATGAACAAAAATACTGGCGCCTTGAAGGGGTCAAGGATATTGGTCATCGTGAAGACGACTTGCAGAATGCGCTCGCTGTTGCGCGGGTTCTCACGGGTGAAGACGCTCCTTTGCTGCGTGAAGCGACCGAAGCTGAAGGTTGGTTAGCCCGTACCTATGAGTCCTTCCCCCAACAAGATGTCGGTCGGCGCTTTGCAATTCGCGGCACGCATTTGCACGGTGCGCCTGACCGTTCACGTCTGACGATAACATTAGACGCAGGAATTGCGTTTGGTTCGGGGGAGCACGGTTCTACGCGCGGTTGTTTGCGGGCTCTTGAACGCATTGCGCACCGTAAGCCTCAGCGTATTTTAGATATGGGTTGCGGGTCCGGGATTTTGGCCATGGCCGCAGCCAAATTGCTGCACAAGCCTGTTTTAGCTGTAGATATAGAACCTTGGTCTGTCCGGACAGCCAAGATGAACGCACAGCTTAACGGATTGGGCCACCTGCTCGATTGTCGGTTTGGGAATGGCTGGCTTACGCCTGCGGTGCGCCGGGGCTCTTATGATCTCGTCTTTGCGAATATTTTGGCCCGACCTCTGTGCCGTATGGCCCCTTCCCTCGCTGCGCGTCTAGCTCCGGGCGGAACCGCCATTCTGGCAGGTCTCCTTGCGACGCAAGCTAGAATGGTTCTTGCCGCGCATCGCGCACAGGGTCTTGTATTAGAGGCAATGCTGCGCGAAGGCGAATGGGCAACGCTGGTTGTGCGCAAGCGTGGTTGA
- a CDS encoding ATP-dependent helicase, with protein MPQDLSSPLPDYLTRLNPEQRKAIETTEGPLLILAGAGTGKTRVLTTRFAHILLTGRAYPRQILAVTFTNKAAKEMRERVEVLMGEPVEGLWLGTFHAICARMLRRHAEYVGLQTGFNIIDTDDQIRLLKQVMEPFRLDTKRWPANQLMGIIQRWKDRGLTPDRVGVAENTDFANGHAVSIYKAYQDRLIALNACDFGDLMLHMVEILRSQPSVLEQYHRMFRYILVDEYQDTNTIQYMWLRLLAKRADGVSNIACVGDDDQSIYSWRGAEVENILRFERDFPGAEIVRLERNYRSTEQILAAASGLIAHNDGRLGKTLRPGKEDASGEKVRIIGASDSEEEASVVAKTVERLRREGHSLAEMAILMRAGFQTRPFEERLLATGIPYRIVGGLRFYERAEIRDCLAYMRALTQVSDDLAFERIVNTPKRGVGSVALQKLRLHAMAGAGSLQKAVKERLETKDLKGKSGLALQALMDAFAEAKERLPVEGHIVAVEKLLEDTGYLQMWRDDRSVEAPGRLENIRELLRAMGDFATLEAFLEHVALVMDVENEASETERVSLMTIHGAKGLEFDTVFLPGWEEGVFPSQRALDEGGNNALEEERRLAYVALTRARLRALVLHAARRRIFANWQSSIPSRFIDEIPSRYVQHSGYRAEHGYGAGRGGFSQQRDSVFASGPVVAQRPAAARPVRPSQGALAAARMPPGTSVFHAKFGEGVVLAVDGERLEINFENGGVRRVMANFVEICS; from the coding sequence GTGCCGCAAGATCTTTCTTCCCCCCTCCCTGATTATCTGACGCGCCTCAACCCAGAGCAGCGCAAAGCTATTGAAACGACCGAAGGGCCGCTCTTGATTCTCGCCGGTGCGGGAACAGGCAAGACGCGCGTTCTAACGACACGTTTCGCCCATATTCTGCTGACCGGGCGGGCATATCCGCGCCAAATTCTCGCTGTGACCTTCACCAACAAGGCCGCCAAGGAAATGCGCGAGCGTGTTGAGGTCTTGATGGGGGAGCCTGTCGAAGGCCTTTGGTTAGGAACATTCCATGCGATTTGCGCACGAATGTTACGCCGTCATGCTGAGTATGTTGGCCTGCAAACGGGCTTTAATATTATCGATACGGATGATCAGATCCGTCTTCTCAAGCAGGTTATGGAGCCGTTTCGGCTTGACACGAAGCGTTGGCCCGCAAACCAATTGATGGGTATTATCCAGCGCTGGAAAGACAGAGGATTAACCCCTGATCGCGTCGGTGTTGCTGAGAATACGGACTTCGCCAACGGGCACGCAGTTTCTATTTACAAGGCATATCAGGACCGGCTCATCGCGCTCAATGCCTGCGATTTCGGAGATTTGATGCTGCACATGGTAGAAATCCTGCGCAGCCAGCCGAGTGTGCTTGAGCAGTATCACCGCATGTTCCGCTATATTTTAGTGGATGAGTACCAAGATACCAACACGATCCAGTACATGTGGCTCAGGCTCCTTGCCAAACGAGCTGATGGTGTTTCCAATATTGCTTGCGTTGGGGATGACGATCAGTCGATCTATTCATGGCGCGGTGCTGAGGTTGAAAATATTTTACGTTTTGAGAGAGATTTCCCGGGAGCTGAGATCGTGCGGCTGGAGCGGAATTATCGCTCTACAGAGCAAATTTTGGCAGCAGCGTCCGGACTGATTGCTCATAACGATGGCCGTTTAGGTAAAACGCTCAGGCCAGGAAAAGAAGACGCATCCGGTGAAAAAGTACGCATTATTGGCGCCTCGGATTCCGAGGAAGAGGCGTCGGTTGTTGCGAAGACAGTTGAGCGTCTACGTCGCGAAGGGCACTCACTGGCCGAAATGGCTATTTTGATGCGCGCTGGGTTCCAGACGCGACCGTTTGAAGAACGTTTGCTTGCTACCGGGATCCCTTACCGGATTGTCGGCGGTCTGCGCTTCTATGAGCGTGCTGAAATCAGAGATTGTCTGGCTTACATGCGCGCGTTGACTCAAGTCTCGGACGATCTTGCTTTTGAGCGGATTGTAAATACACCGAAAAGAGGCGTTGGCTCAGTAGCGCTACAAAAGCTTCGTTTGCATGCCATGGCCGGAGCTGGGTCACTGCAAAAAGCTGTTAAGGAGCGCTTGGAAACTAAAGATTTAAAGGGGAAATCAGGCTTGGCTTTGCAAGCACTGATGGACGCTTTTGCAGAGGCGAAAGAGCGTTTACCTGTAGAGGGTCATATCGTTGCCGTAGAAAAGCTTTTGGAAGACACGGGCTATCTCCAGATGTGGCGCGACGACCGGTCTGTTGAAGCGCCGGGCCGATTAGAGAATATCCGCGAATTGCTACGTGCAATGGGAGATTTTGCAACGTTAGAGGCGTTTTTAGAGCACGTTGCGCTGGTTATGGATGTCGAAAATGAAGCGTCCGAAACCGAGCGGGTGAGCCTAATGACTATTCACGGTGCAAAAGGCCTTGAATTTGACACGGTATTTTTGCCCGGTTGGGAGGAAGGTGTGTTCCCCTCGCAGCGCGCTCTGGATGAAGGCGGCAATAACGCGTTAGAGGAAGAACGGCGCCTAGCTTATGTCGCACTAACAAGAGCCCGTTTGCGTGCTTTGGTGTTGCACGCAGCGCGGCGGCGTATTTTTGCGAATTGGCAGTCGTCTATTCCAAGTCGTTTCATTGACGAAATACCTTCCCGTTATGTACAGCATTCCGGCTATAGAGCGGAGCATGGGTACGGCGCGGGGCGTGGTGGGTTTTCGCAGCAGAGAGATTCAGTCTTTGCCTCGGGCCCTGTTGTTGCGCAGCGTCCTGCTGCGGCGCGGCCAGTGCGTCCATCGCAGGGTGCGTTGGCCGCTGCGCGAATGCCGCCGGGGACATCTGTGTTCCATGCGAAATTTGGCGAAGGTGTCGTGCTGGCTGTAGATGGCGAGCGGTTGGAAATTAATTTTGAGAATGGTGGAGTACGGCGGGTGATGGCCAATTTTGTGGAGATTTGTTCATGA
- a CDS encoding JAB domain-containing protein, producing MANTYPTPPLTKGTGPQGHRARMRARVMSAGAETLADYELLEMLLFLGIARRDTKPLAKGLLSEFGSLINVFRAPTVALRQFGLNDATIRALRMPAIGAERLAAAEHKKHVTLGDWSQLTTYLEKGLEGAKPQQCRILFLDNRNRLLADEASPDENNPDAQRRGILRRALTLNATALIGLFVYPTGKEDNLSTIARALTSTAHSLAIAVHDFLIIQPGSTPRSMRQEGRL from the coding sequence ATGGCCAACACTTATCCGACACCCCCTCTTACAAAGGGCACCGGGCCGCAAGGGCACCGAGCACGCATGAGGGCGCGCGTCATGAGCGCCGGTGCAGAAACATTGGCCGATTATGAATTACTTGAGATGCTGCTTTTTCTTGGTATAGCTCGGCGCGACACTAAGCCCCTTGCCAAAGGCTTGCTCTCCGAGTTCGGTAGTTTAATCAATGTCTTCCGCGCTCCGACTGTTGCCCTGCGTCAATTTGGCCTCAATGACGCAACAATCCGTGCCTTGCGTATGCCCGCGATTGGTGCCGAGCGCCTTGCCGCAGCTGAGCATAAAAAACATGTTACGCTCGGTGATTGGTCGCAGCTAACAACGTACCTTGAAAAGGGGCTTGAAGGGGCAAAACCGCAACAATGTCGTATATTATTTCTGGACAACCGAAATCGACTTCTGGCTGACGAAGCATCGCCGGACGAAAATAACCCAGACGCCCAACGCCGTGGCATTCTTCGAAGGGCACTTACGCTGAATGCCACAGCCTTGATCGGCCTTTTCGTCTACCCCACCGGAAAAGAAGATAATCTCAGCACAATAGCCCGCGCACTTACAAGCACAGCCCATAGTCTTGCCATCGCAGTGCACGACTTCCTAATAATTCAACCGGGCTCTACACCGCGCAGCATGCGCCAAGAGGGACGGCTGTAA
- the radC gene encoding RadC family protein: protein MTLLTKALPTEALSAVTDIDLALTTGRGRHLSDEVLIAAFIGAITGRPNDDLCHALTVRFASLANVLSANARELESMHDIGTHVVPMLKLLKEASIRYNKERIPDEDILDNEEKLIDYLSARLSRENIEQFRVLFLNEKKILIKDEAQARGTVNHTPVYPREVARRAMELDAAGVILVHNHPSGDPTPSEADLTMTRHVKTALDAVGTQLIDHLIIGNGVHVSFRKQKLF from the coding sequence ATGACCCTTCTCACCAAGGCTTTGCCTACAGAGGCGCTAAGCGCAGTAACGGACATTGACCTAGCCCTGACAACCGGTAGGGGCCGACATCTTTCAGACGAGGTATTGATCGCGGCTTTTATCGGCGCGATAACGGGGCGGCCCAATGATGATTTGTGCCACGCGCTCACAGTACGCTTCGCATCTCTAGCCAATGTTCTTTCGGCCAATGCGCGCGAACTTGAAAGTATGCATGATATTGGCACACATGTAGTGCCCATGCTTAAATTATTAAAAGAAGCATCAATTCGATATAATAAAGAACGAATACCTGATGAAGATATTCTCGATAACGAAGAAAAATTAATAGATTATTTAAGCGCACGTCTATCCCGCGAAAATATTGAGCAATTCCGTGTTTTATTTTTGAATGAAAAGAAAATCCTCATAAAGGATGAGGCTCAAGCTAGGGGCACTGTAAACCATACGCCCGTCTACCCCAGAGAAGTTGCACGTCGTGCGATGGAACTGGACGCCGCCGGCGTAATCCTTGTCCACAACCATCCCAGCGGCGACCCTACGCCTTCTGAAGCAGATTTAACCATGACAAGGCACGTCAAGACAGCCCTAGATGCCGTCGGGACCCAGCTGATCGACCATTTGATTATTGGAAATGGCGTACATGTCAGTTTTAGAAAACAGAAGCTTTTCTAG
- a CDS encoding 5-(carboxyamino)imidazole ribonucleotide synthase, which produces MSASAEVFPPGRTIGIVGGGQLGRMSAMAAARLGYRVHILNTAATSPAIEVAASATIGSYDDPDTLKAFAEKCDVVTFEFENVSAEGLALLEHYRPVRPSGAILQVSQDRILEKTRLAKAGVALAPWLVINGPEDLEKLPDFGFPVILKTTRFGYDGKGQFRVANAEELSELADLPYPLVAEKKIDFARELSVMVARGLDGQVRCFDTVENRHRDGILDITLAPAPIEPALAYEAQNMATKIAEELALVGLMGVEMFHAFDGTLLVNEIAPRPHNSGHWTMNACLVDQFEMHIRAVTGLPLPPATRHSDAIMHNLIGPDDMARVPSILAAEGAALHLYGKNDARVGRKMGHVNTIFPKGALPGELALSSILPK; this is translated from the coding sequence ATGAGCGCCTCGGCTGAAGTGTTTCCGCCCGGTCGGACAATTGGCATCGTCGGTGGCGGTCAACTTGGGCGTATGTCTGCTATGGCTGCCGCTCGATTGGGCTACCGTGTGCATATTCTCAATACCGCGGCGACAAGCCCTGCTATTGAGGTTGCAGCTTCCGCTACTATAGGCTCCTACGATGATCCGGACACCCTGAAAGCGTTCGCAGAAAAATGCGACGTTGTGACGTTTGAGTTTGAAAATGTCAGCGCAGAGGGTTTGGCTTTATTAGAGCACTATCGCCCCGTAAGGCCTAGCGGGGCAATCTTGCAAGTGAGCCAAGATAGAATATTGGAAAAGACGCGCCTAGCAAAAGCAGGCGTGGCTCTGGCTCCTTGGTTGGTGATTAACGGGCCAGAAGACCTAGAGAAACTGCCGGATTTCGGTTTCCCGGTAATTTTGAAGACGACCCGTTTCGGTTACGACGGCAAGGGTCAGTTCCGGGTTGCTAATGCTGAAGAATTGTCGGAATTGGCCGACCTACCCTACCCACTCGTCGCGGAAAAAAAGATCGATTTTGCGCGCGAGCTTAGTGTGATGGTCGCACGGGGCTTGGATGGTCAGGTAAGGTGTTTCGATACGGTGGAAAACCGCCACCGTGATGGAATATTAGATATTACCCTAGCACCCGCTCCTATTGAGCCTGCCTTGGCTTACGAAGCTCAAAATATGGCTACGAAAATAGCGGAGGAGTTGGCTCTTGTTGGGCTGATGGGCGTAGAGATGTTTCATGCATTTGATGGAACATTGCTTGTAAACGAAATTGCCCCTCGCCCGCACAACTCCGGGCATTGGACTATGAATGCGTGCTTGGTGGACCAGTTTGAGATGCATATTCGGGCGGTGACGGGTCTGCCGTTACCACCTGCGACGCGCCATTCAGATGCAATCATGCACAATTTGATTGGTCCGGACGATATGGCTCGTGTTCCGTCAATTTTGGCGGCTGAGGGTGCAGCGCTGCACTTATACGGGAAAAATGATGCCCGGGTTGGCCGTAAAATGGGGCACGTGAATACGATTTTTCCGAAGGGTGCGCTTCCAGGTGAATTGGCGTTGAGCAGCATTCTTCCGAAGTAG
- the purE gene encoding 5-(carboxyamino)imidazole ribonucleotide mutase produces the protein MSQTLNKTEIFVADTPVRVGVIMGSQSDWETMKHACDVLDMLGIAHERRIVSAHRTPDRLAEYARTARDRGLHVVIAGAGGAAHLPGMCAAWTSLPVLGVPVESHALRGQDSLLSIVQMPGGVPVGTLAIGKAGAKNAGLLAASILSLADPELAARLDAWRSTQTAAVGDVPVE, from the coding sequence ATGAGCCAGACTCTAAACAAGACCGAAATCTTTGTTGCTGACACTCCTGTGCGTGTTGGTGTGATTATGGGAAGCCAGTCTGACTGGGAAACCATGAAACATGCATGCGATGTCTTGGATATGTTGGGCATTGCACATGAGCGCCGCATTGTCTCGGCGCATAGAACGCCTGACCGGTTAGCGGAATATGCACGCACAGCACGCGACCGCGGCTTACACGTTGTTATTGCCGGAGCTGGTGGTGCGGCTCACTTGCCCGGTATGTGCGCCGCTTGGACCAGTTTGCCGGTCCTTGGCGTGCCGGTCGAAAGCCATGCTTTGCGTGGTCAGGACAGTCTGCTGTCTATCGTTCAAATGCCAGGCGGCGTACCAGTTGGTACACTGGCCATTGGCAAAGCTGGCGCAAAGAATGCCGGACTTCTGGCGGCATCAATCCTATCGTTGGCAGATCCAGAATTAGCCGCGCGATTGGATGCGTGGCGCTCCACCCAGACGGCTGCTGTTGGGGATGTTCCGGTAGAATGA
- a CDS encoding YdcH family protein, protein MITDDSLMLRRLHELRSEHRDLNTVIERLISHPLNQLQIHRLKKRKLQLKDEISWIETRLIPDDIA, encoded by the coding sequence GTGATCACAGATGATAGTTTGATGTTGCGTCGCTTGCATGAACTTCGGAGCGAGCATCGCGATTTGAACACGGTTATTGAACGGCTAATCAGTCACCCTCTTAATCAGCTGCAAATTCACCGCCTTAAAAAGCGTAAATTGCAGCTTAAAGATGAGATTTCGTGGATTGAGACCCGCCTTATTCCAGACGATATTGCCTGA
- a CDS encoding DUF1013 domain-containing protein has product MTLPLMPKATAVWLIEKTGLTFIQIAEFCGMHPLEVQAIADGEVAAGINGYDPVKNHQLTALEIKRCESNPDARLKISSAASPVKRRAKGARYTPVAKRNDRPDAIAFVLRQFPQLAETQIVKLLGTTKDTIIKVRDRQHWNSPNIKPRDPVILGLCTQTDLNAAVAAANDRLAREGQALPVVDAFSVRNDEE; this is encoded by the coding sequence ATGACCCTGCCACTGATGCCTAAAGCTACAGCTGTATGGCTGATCGAAAAAACAGGCCTGACTTTTATACAGATCGCTGAATTTTGCGGAATGCACCCTCTTGAGGTGCAGGCGATCGCGGACGGCGAAGTTGCTGCTGGCATTAACGGTTACGACCCGGTCAAAAATCACCAGTTAACGGCACTTGAGATCAAGCGTTGCGAATCAAACCCTGACGCGCGTTTAAAAATCTCTTCCGCTGCAAGCCCCGTTAAACGCCGTGCCAAGGGCGCGCGCTACACGCCAGTTGCCAAGCGCAATGACCGTCCCGACGCGATTGCGTTTGTACTGCGCCAGTTCCCGCAGCTTGCTGAAACGCAGATCGTCAAATTGCTCGGTACTACCAAAGATACCATTATCAAGGTGCGCGACCGTCAGCACTGGAATAGCCCAAATATCAAGCCACGTGACCCCGTTATTCTGGGGCTATGCACTCAGACTGACTTAAATGCAGCTGTTGCTGCCGCAAATGATCGCTTGGCCCGTGAAGGACAGGCACTGCCTGTCGTTGATGCGTTTTCAGTACGTAACGACGAAGAGTAA
- a CDS encoding Hsp20 family protein: MNYDFSPLLRSAIGFDHFAHLANCALGSAKKNVSYPPYNIEKTGQSEYVVTMALAGFAPQDVSVTHEEDVLIIRGAGAVNTDTSTLMYRGIAMRSFEKRFALGPYSEVSGAQLANGLLTIKIKQILPQERRVKIIPLSTGDEKNSLLPLPY; this comes from the coding sequence ATGAATTACGATTTTTCACCCTTGCTGCGAAGCGCAATAGGGTTTGACCACTTTGCCCACTTAGCGAACTGTGCTTTGGGGAGTGCAAAGAAGAATGTCAGCTACCCGCCATACAATATCGAAAAGACCGGACAGTCCGAATATGTTGTAACCATGGCACTCGCAGGCTTTGCCCCGCAAGACGTCTCTGTAACGCATGAGGAAGATGTCTTAATTATTAGGGGGGCAGGCGCAGTGAACACTGACACCTCAACTCTCATGTATAGGGGCATAGCTATGCGTTCGTTTGAAAAACGCTTTGCGCTCGGCCCTTATAGTGAGGTGTCCGGAGCTCAACTTGCTAACGGCCTCCTTACTATAAAAATAAAGCAGATTTTACCGCAGGAGCGCAGGGTGAAAATTATCCCACTCTCAACAGGCGATGAAAAGAATAGTCTACTGCCCTTGCCTTACTGA
- the rpmE gene encoding 50S ribosomal protein L31, which yields MKSDIHPDYHEITVIQTDGTEYKTRSCYGKPGATLRLDVDPKSHPAWTGVQRMLDTGGQVAKFNKRFAGIGTRK from the coding sequence ATGAAGTCCGACATCCACCCCGACTACCACGAAATCACCGTCATCCAGACAGATGGCACCGAGTACAAGACACGTTCTTGCTACGGCAAGCCAGGTGCAACGCTGCGCCTCGACGTTGACCCCAAGTCTCATCCAGCATGGACGGGCGTTCAGCGTATGCTTGACACAGGTGGTCAGGTTGCCAAGTTCAACAAGCGTTTTGCTGGTATCGGCACACGCAAGTAA
- the mscL gene encoding large conductance mechanosensitive channel protein MscL has product MSDSKHAIHTPGWVGDFQKFIMRGNVLDLAIGVVVGAAFTAIVNSAVKDLITPIIGLLTGGVDFSNIFVTLKGQHFATLEEAQKAGAVTLNIGVFLNAVIQFLIIAFFVFWVIRIIGKLYRKKEEAPAAPPAPSKEAVLLTEIRDLLANR; this is encoded by the coding sequence TTGAGCGATTCCAAGCACGCCATTCACACACCGGGCTGGGTAGGCGATTTTCAAAAATTCATCATGCGCGGCAATGTCCTTGATCTCGCGATCGGTGTTGTCGTCGGTGCTGCGTTTACAGCTATCGTCAACAGCGCGGTTAAAGACCTTATTACACCAATCATCGGCCTCTTGACCGGCGGCGTAGATTTCAGCAACATTTTCGTCACGCTCAAAGGCCAGCATTTCGCTACTCTGGAAGAAGCTCAAAAAGCTGGCGCCGTCACACTGAACATCGGCGTTTTCCTGAACGCTGTTATTCAGTTCCTGATCATCGCCTTCTTTGTTTTCTGGGTCATCCGTATCATTGGCAAGCTCTACCGCAAGAAGGAAGAAGCACCTGCAGCACCACCAGCACCAAGCAAAGAAGCTGTCCTGCTTACCGAAATTCGGGACCTGCTCGCAAACCGCTAA